One window from the genome of Cryptomeria japonica chromosome 6, Sugi_1.0, whole genome shotgun sequence encodes:
- the LOC131036248 gene encoding phospho-2-dehydro-3-deoxyheptonate aldolase 2, chloroplastic, translated as MSLAASPMAVASSALPLQKAFPRRIEGNDLCRNPFGEAMLWKKKRVLKAQALQSPDLKMSPSSPGNLNGGWSPDSWKSKKALQMPQYPDPQELDSVVEMLKTFPPLVFAGEARKLEERLGEAALGRAFLLQGGDCAESFKEFNANNIRDTLRVLLQMGVVLMFGGQMPVIKVGRMAGQFAKPRSENFEVVNGMELPSYRGDNVNSDAVDLKARQPDPQRMVRGYSQSAATLNLIRAFATGGYAAMQRVIQWNLDFTSNSDQGEKYLELAHRVDEALGFMSACGLTVDHRIMKSTDFWTSHECLLLPFEQAMTREDSTSGLWYDCSAHMLWIGERTRQLDGGHMEFLRGVANPLGLKASDKMDPAELVKACEILNPTNKPGRLTVIVRMGAEKLREKLPHLIRAVRQSGMIVTWVSDPMHGNTIKAPSGLKTRPFDAIRDELKAFFDVHEEEGSHAGGIHLEMTGQNVTECIGGSRVVTMDDLISRYHTHCDPRLNASQSLELAFIIAERLRRRRMIKSDLQTSSLPRGLAAV; from the exons ATGTCGCTTGCCGCTTCTCCAATGGCTGTGGCAAGCTCTGCATTGCCCTTACAGAAGGCCTTCCCAAGGAGAATTGAAGGAAATGATTTGTGCAGGAACCCTTTCGGTGAGGCAATGCTCTGGAAGAAGAAGAGGGTCCTCAAAGCGCAAGCATTGCAGTCGCCTGACCTTAAAATGTCCCCATCCTCACCGGGGAATCTGAATGGCGGGTGGTCACCTGACAGTTGGAAGTCCAAGAAAGCACTTCAGATGCCTCAATACCCAGATCCTCAAGAATTGGACTCTGTCGTAGAGATGTTGAAGACCTTTCCTCCTCTAGTTTTTGCAGGGGAGGCAAGGAAGCTGGAAGAGAGGCTCGGAGAGGCTGCTTTAGGTAGAGCTTTTCTATTGCAAGGAGGGGATTGTGCAGAGAGCTTCAAGGAATTCAATGCAAACAATATAAGAGATACCTTGAGGGTTCTTCTGCAGATGGGTGTTGTGCTCATGTTTGGAGGCCAAATGCCTGTAATCAAA GTAGGGCGTATGGCAGGGCAGTTTGCAAAACCAAGGTCAGAGAATTTTGAAGTTGTGAATGGTATGGAATTACCAAGCTACCGTGGTGACAACGTTAACAGTGATGCTGTTGATTTGAAAGCCCGACAGCCTGATCCACAAAGGATGGTTCGTGGCTATTCTCAATCTGCTGCAACCCTGAACCTTATTCGGGCATTTGCAACTGGTGGATATGCAGCAATGCAGCGTGTGATTCAGTGGAATTTGGATTTCACCTCTAACAGTGATCAGGGAGAAAA GTATTTGGAGCTTGCACACCGGGTAGATGAAGCACTTGGGTTTATGTCTGCTTGTGGACTTACAGTGGATCATCGAATAATGAAAAGCACAGATTTCTGGACTTCTCATGAGTGCTTGCTACTCCCATTTGAGCAAGCAATGACCAGAGAGGATTCTACCAGTGGACTCTGGTATGATTGCTCTGCCCATATGTTGTGGATTGGAGAGCGCACCCGGCAGCTTGACGGTGGGCATATGGAATTTTTGAGGGGTGTCGCCAATCCTCTGGGTCTCAAG GCTAGTGATAAAATGGACCCAGCAGAATTGGTGAAAGCCTGTGAGATCTTGAACCCTACAAACAAACCAGGGAGGTTAACAGTAATTGTTCGGATGGGTGCCGAAAAACTGAGAGAGAAGCTGCCCCATCTCATTAGAGCTGTGCGCCAGTCAGGCATGATTGTGACCTGGGTCAGTGACCCCATGCACGGGAACACAATTAAAGCACCATCTGGACTGAAGACTCGACCATTTGATGCTATTCGG GATGAGCTCAAGGCCTTCTTTGATGTTCATGAAGAGGAAGGTAGCCATGCTGGGGGCATCCACTTGGAAATGACAGGACAAAATGTGACAGAATGCATTGGTGGATCCAGAGTGGTAACTATGGATGATCTCATATCAAGGTACCATACTCACTGTGATCCAAGACTGAATGCCTCACAGTCACTAGAGCTTGCTTTCATCATAGCTGAAAGgcttagaagaagaagaatgataaAATCTGACCTCCAAACTTCAAGCTTACCAAGAGGTTTAGCTGCTGTGTAG